The DNA window CTGATGGAATGCCTATGAAAACAAGAGCATATAACAAAGATAAGAGTTAGAATTCAACCAGACTAAAaccaattaattttgtaagaaattatatgcTACTtaccttctatttttttttcgacCTCACTGACAACATGGACATTTCTTATATTGCTTCCGGTTCCATCCTTAATCTGAATGTTGTGGAAGTTTCAATACGGGTCATGAAGAAATGACATAAGAGtgcgttaattttttataatcttttacAATAGAAAAgtcagaaaagaaaacatatccacataaaattttgtcataaataaaatcaaattatggattttgaatttaccTGTGCAAGAACTAGATCATTCCTCCGGCAGCTAAATAGTATAAACGTTGCAACCTCCTTTAAAGAGCGGAAGTTTTGAGTGACTTTGTCATGAATATAGTActattgcatgaaaattttgattgaaaaatgttagttatattacattagtttTTCATAACTaaagaattacaaaatatttatgtaaaatatttaacaattattACCTTGTCACTTGTATTTGAGGCATTTcgctttcttttttgtaatatccaacccCCTAGTCGGTCTTGCAGGGATAACTTGTCTCTTGGTTGGATCTTTATGGATTCAATA is part of the Sesamum indicum cultivar Zhongzhi No. 13 unplaced genomic scaffold, S_indicum_v1.0 scaffold00895, whole genome shotgun sequence genome and encodes:
- the LOC105180344 gene encoding uncharacterized protein LOC105180344; this translates as MYHIIVQNNKEKLDKRVKKLPLQQDVVPLTQIIESIKIQPRDKLSLQDRLGGWILQKRKRNASNTSDKYYIHDKVTQNFRSLKEVATFILFSCRRNDLVLAQIKDGTGSNIRNVHVVSEVEKKIEGIPSEPGNGKQNQMDDEQWEIFACALNNPIINL